AGCAGTCTTTTTGCAGAGTTATGGATGTGTCTGAAATATGCAGGATCGCCTGTGAATCTTCCAGCATGACGCGGATAGTATTCATGCTCACGTCTCCAAAAATCCGGAGTATCGGAAGTGTAAGAATGAGTGAAAAGAATTTCAGCAATTACATTTTCACCACCCATGATGAACGCTGCACCACCTGCAGAAGCGGAATATTCCAATGCATCACCTGGTGCACCTTGAGATGTATCGGCACCGATTCCAAGTGCATATTTCATTTCACCCGCTTTTACGAGCGAATATGCAAGATACATCGCTTCGGAACCAGCTTTGCAGGCAAACTCAAAACTTGCTACGTGAACATCCGGACCAATTCCAACTGCATCTATTAAAATCGTTCCACTTGGTTTTACCGCATAAG
This region of Ignavibacteria bacterium genomic DNA includes:
- a CDS encoding hydroxymethylglutaryl-CoA synthase — encoded protein: YAVKPSGTILIDAVGIGPDVHVASFEFACKAGSEAMYLAYSLVKAGEMKYALGIGADTSQGAPGDALEYSASAGGAAFIMGGENVIAEILFTHSYTSDTPDFWRREHEYYPRHAGRFTGDPAYFRHIHNSAKRLLEKSKMTPKDFKYAVFHMPNGKFPQEVAKRLGFTKEQMEVGWIVPWMGNTYSGSSPTGLAAILDVAQAGDKIFMVSFGSGAGSDGFIFQVTKEIDNVRDLAPKLNYYLHENKIYLDYGQYAKFRHKIILNE